The Pseudomonas sp. Marseille-Q3773 DNA window TCGCGGTAGCCGTACTCGCGGCAACCTTCCCAGCCGATTCCGCTTTGCGCGGTATGGCGCAGCAACCAGTCCAACGCCGGTTGTGCCTTGGGCAGGCTGTCGTGGAACTGGATAACGCCCTTGCGCCACAGCAGCATCAAGGTCAGCACCCGCTGCGCCGAGGCTTGCGCCGTCAGTGCCCCGTCATCCTGGGCATCGATGTCCCACAGCGATACCCACAGTTGCTGGCTGGCCATGAACCCCTCGCCGTCGCCGCGGCGTTGCCCGTAAGGCGGGCGGAACAACGGCACGTACTGCTGCGGCAGGTCGGCCTGCACCCGCGCCTGGCTGCGCCGCAGCGAGTCCTGCCAGCCGGTCCACTGCGCATGGGAGCGGTATTCCCAGCCCTGGATGCCCACACACTGGCCGCCATAAAGCTGCCGCAAGGCACTTGCCGAACCGACGTCGCGGCGTTGTTGCAGGCGGTTGCCCAGCACGAAAAACGTTCCTGCAAGCTTCTGTCGGCGCAGGTAGGTGGCCAGCTGGTCGGTAGGGCCGCCCTGCGGCCCGGGGCCACCGACGAAGGTCAGCAGGAACATGCGGTCGTTCAGTTCATCGCCATTGCGCTCGCGTGCCGACAGCCGCTCCACCTCGCTGCTAATCTGTGGCAGCAACGCGGCCTTGCG harbors:
- a CDS encoding polysaccharide deacetylase family protein — protein: MRIASALLAGLLSLAVQAAPSPQVSLDRSLWPEQLDSPALFDVASRAEILSFAQVLHESELLDDAALATRLGLRQINMQKVRLVRARMWQRLWQGYQQAQRSCEQDASFCYPVTSMAELRTQAATFAADVGTFYTGWIEPSHQFHVQYLDEQLRKAALLPQISSEVERLSARERNGDELNDRMFLLTFVGGPGPQGGPTDQLATYLRRQKLAGTFFVLGNRLQQRRDVGSASALRQLYGGQCVGIQGWEYRSHAQWTGWQDSLRRSQARVQADLPQQYVPLFRPPYGQRRGDGEGFMASQQLWVSLWDIDAQDDGALTAQASAQRVLTLMLLWRKGVIQFHDSLPKAQPALDWLLRHTAQSGIGWEGCREYGYREPGV